CCCACGATCAGCACGAGGCAGCACAGCACGTAGGGCATGCGCAGTCCGATGAGCTGGGCCAACAGGCCGCCGACCAGGGGACCGGATACCATGCCCATGCCGACGATCATCTCGTTGCGCGCGCCCTTTTCCCCTTTGCGTTCCTCCTGGAAAAAGGAATAGAACTGGCTGGCCGAGAAGGCGGCGCCGACCAGCAACCCGACGGTCCCGAAAGCGAAGGCCAGCACCACGGTGGCATCCTGCGTCGCGACGACCACCATGCCGATCACGGCGGCGATCTGGGGAAGAACGAGGGGTCTGAGGCGGAACTGCCACCAGGTCGTGTACCGCGCGATGAGAAAGACCGCCATCTGCAGGACCCGCGGGATGGCGAGCAGTATACCGAGCGTATCGGCCCGGATGAGGAGTTCGGTAGCGAGCTTTGGAAACTGGTTGTTGAGCATGCCGATCATGAAGAATGCCGTGAAATTGGCCGTCCAGGCGATCCAGCGGAAGCGCGCCGTGTCCTCGCGCGTTCGTTCCTGCGGCTCTTCTTCGGGATCAGCCTCCTGCGATATGTCGGGCCGGAAGCGCAGGAACGCGATCGCCAGCGTAAGCAGGACCATGCCGATCGTGCCGGTGGCAAAGGGCACGGTTGGTCCCACGAGATAGAGATAGCCCCCCGCCAATGGGCCCAGCATGAATCCCATGGTCCAGAATATGTTGAACGTGCCGAGGGTCTTGACCAGCTGGGTACGGCTGCGGCCCTCGGCCAGCATCGCCTGCACGGACGGCCAGAAGAGGGCCAGCAGTCCCCATCCCATGGCCGTGCCCGCGAGTAGCATCCAGTAGTTCACCGCCAGAAAGAGCATGCCGAACACCAGCGCGGTCAACCCGGAGGCGATGGCCAGGATCCGGCGCCGGTCGAAGCGGTCGGCCAGTTTGCCCGTGAAGGTGCAGGCCAGGGTGAAGCTGAGCGAGCCCGCGGTGCCTATGAACCCGAGTTCCACCACAGAAGCGCCCATGTCAAGGGCCCTGAGCGGCACGGCGAAGGACACCAGGCCCGTGCAGAAGTCCATGACAAAAGCGGAAGTGAAGAGGAAGTAGTCGGAACGCTTGAGCACGGGTTACTAAAAGCTCCGGATGGCATGGGTCATGGGGTCGCCTGTATGGAAGGTCAGCAGGTCAGGACAGGCTTCGCTGCGCCGTACCGCGGGAGAAGTAGTTGGAACCCAGCAGCACGACGGATACGAGGAGCAGTAGCAGAACGGCGTAGGCCGCGGCGCTGCCGATGTTGAACTGGCGCAGATGGGAAAGGATCTCCATGGCGATGGGCCGGTTGTCGTAGACGTAGAGCAAAATGGAGGCCACGAATTCACCCAGGGCGGTAACGAAGGCCAGCAGCGTGCCGGCGAGTACGCCCGGGCCGATGAGGGGCAGGGTGACCCGGCGGAAGGCATAGAACCACCCCGCGCCCAGGTTGCGCGCTGCCTCCTCCAGGGAGTCGTCCAGCTGCCTGAAGGCCGCCGAGGACGCCCGGAACACGATGGGCAGGTGACGGACGAAGTACGCGATGGGCAGGAGCCAGAAGGAACCCACCAGCACCTGTCCGAAACTGAAAGGCGTGCCCTGGCTGAAGGCGACGATCAGGTTGATGGCCACCACCGTGCCGGGCAGGGCCCAGGGCACCATCACGAGGGCATCAAGC
This DNA window, taken from Gemmatimonadota bacterium, encodes the following:
- a CDS encoding MFS transporter, giving the protein MLKRSDYFLFTSAFVMDFCTGLVSFAVPLRALDMGASVVELGFIGTAGSLSFTLACTFTGKLADRFDRRRILAIASGLTALVFGMLFLAVNYWMLLAGTAMGWGLLALFWPSVQAMLAEGRSRTQLVKTLGTFNIFWTMGFMLGPLAGGYLYLVGPTVPFATGTIGMVLLTLAIAFLRFRPDISQEADPEEEPQERTREDTARFRWIAWTANFTAFFMIGMLNNQFPKLATELLIRADTLGILLAIPRVLQMAVFLIARYTTWWQFRLRPLVLPQIAAVIGMVVVATQDATVVLAFAFGTVGLLVGAAFSASQFYSFFQEERKGEKGARNEMIVGMGMVSGPLVGGLLAQLIGLRMPYVLCCLVLIVGMIVEYRWYRKRTQGVRTGD